The Psychrobacter sp. 28M-43 genome segment ATCAGCTATCTGAGAAAGGTATCAGTGTGGCGAGTATGCGCAATAAAGCCAACCGACTAGAAGAGTTATTTATGCGCTTGGTAGACAAAAACATTCAGAGTGCAGATAGCATGAAGGAGGCGGGATTATGAGTCAGGAACTAATCGATCATAATAAAACAATGTCATTGAGTAAGAAGTGGATTGCATTTCGTACTATTTGGTTCAAAGAAGTGCGCCGTATTTTACGTATCTGGCCACAGACATTACTACCACCCGTTATCACGATGAGCTTGTACTTTGTCATCTTTGGTAAGATGATTGGCTCGCGTGTGGGTGAGATGGGCGGCGTGCCTTACATGCAGTTTATCGTGCCTGGTTTGATCATGATGTCGATCATTACCAACAGTTACTCTAACGTCGTCTCAAGCTTCTTTAGTGCTAAGTTCACGTCTAGTATCGAAGAGCTTTTGGTCTCACCCGTATCTAAGCATGCTATTTTGATGGGTTATATCAGTGGTGGTATCTTCCGTGGTCTGGCCATCGGTGTGATTGTCTCGATAGTGGCGCTGTTCTTTACTGATCTTGGTATCGAGCATTTATTTGTGACTATATTTACGGTACTTGGCACGTCTATCTTGTTTTCATTAGGCGGCTTTATCAATGCGGTATTTGCACGCTCGTTTGATGATATCTCTATTATCCCAAGCTTTGTACTGACGCCATTGACCTATCTTGGTGGTGTGTTTTATTCGATGGAGAATTTATCGCCATTTTGGCAAAATGTTTCGCTATTGAATCCTATCGTCTATATGGTCAACTCATTCCGTTACGGTATTCTTGGCTACTCTGATGTCAACGTTTGGTATTCGATGGCGGCTATTTTTGTGTTCTGTGCGATATTTTATACCATTGCTTATCGCTTGCTAAGTAACGGTTCACGTGTACGTTTGTAGTGTGTATTATTCGCTAAGCATATTATTATTTAGAGCAAATTTTAAACGGTTTAATATTAGGAAGACAGATGAGTATTCACGGTATCTTGGGTGAGCAAACCACAGACTATCCAACTGAGTATAGCCCAGAGACGCTATATCCGATTGCGCGCAGCATGGGACGTGATGCGATTGGTTGGCAAGACGACAAGTTAACAGTCGGTGTCGATTGGTGGCAGGCTTTTGAGATATCTTGGTTAAATCCGCAAGGTATCTCGCAAGTGGCTATCGCGCGCTTTAGCATTCCTGCTAGCTCACCGTTTATCGTAGAATCAAAGTCGCTCAAGCTATACTTGAATAGTATTAACTTTACCGAGTTTGCCAGTTGGAATGATGTACAAGCGTTGATTGCGAAAGACTTGTCAGCTTGTTTGCAAGCAGATGTACAGGTAGCGTTATTTGGTCTAAACGATGATTTAAATGGTAACGAGACAGCGTTATTGATTGCTCAGCCTGAGGGTGTTTGTATTGATGAAGCATTGGCAGGCAACACGGATAAAGTTGCATTAACTGAACGTCCTGATGCGTCGTTGCTGAGTGAAAACGAAGTAGGGGCTAGCGATGAAAGCGTGGCAAGTAATGGTACGCAGCCATATACCTTTTATTCCAATCTACTGCGTAGTAATTGCCCAGTGACCAATCAACCAGATTGGGGCACGTTGGCCGTATCGATTACAACTGATAAGCCTTTTAATAATGCAAATATGCTGCGTTATATATTGAGCTTCCGTCAGCACAATGGTTTCCATGAGCAGTGTGTAGAGCAGATATTTGCTGATTTGAGCCAATACTATCAGCCAAGTGAACTAATGGTGCGGGCGTGGTATACGCGCCGCGGTGGTATTGATATCAATCCTTGCCGTGTTAGTGATATTCGTTTATTGCCTAAGCCAAGCCGTTTAATCCGCCAGTAAGTTCTCGCTAAAAATACAATGTTAAATAGTTTTTAAGCCCATAAAAAAGCGCCTATCTCATCATGTGAGATAGGCGCTTTTTGTTGTATAGTCTTTATCTACAAGACTATTTACCGCTTACTTTTGCCATGACTTCTTCACGGCTCAGCATTTGTTTTTCAGCTTCACGGCGATTGACGTACTCATACTTGTCTTCCGCCAAGTTGCGATCAGAGACGACGATACGATGCGGTATACCAATCAACTCAAGATCAGCAAACTTAACGCCTGGGCGCTCATTACGATCGTCCAGTAGTACGTTGATACCTTGAGCTTTTAACTCTTCATACAGAGCGGTTGCCGTCTGCATGACCGTCTCTTCTTTAGACTTCATCGGGATGATGGCGACTTCAAAAGGAGCGATTGAATCATTAACCGTTGGCGTCTTCGGCCACATGATACCGTTTTCATCGTTGTTCTGCTCGATAGCAGCAGCGATGATACGGCTCACACCAATACCATAACAGCCCATCATCAAGGTGACAGGTTTGCCATCTTCGCCAGAAACTGTACAGTTCATCGCTTGTGAGTATTTATCACCCAACTGGAAGATATGACCGACTTCGATACCGCGTTTGATTTTTAGGCTGCCTTTACCATCAGGAGACGGGTCGCCTTCTTGTACATTGCGCACATCAACGATGCGAGTAATGCGAGTGTCACGTGCCCAGTTCATACCGATAGTATGTTTGTTCACTTCATTGGCACCGCAAACAAAATCTGACAACGCAGCTGCTGAACGATCAACGAATACAGGCATATCTAAATTAACGCCGATATAACCTTTGTGCAGGCCTGCCGCCTTTAGCTCTTCGTCAGAAGCTAACGTCAATGGTACGTTAGCTTCTTCGATTTTCTCAGCTTTGATAGTGTTGAGCTGGTGATCGCCGCGCAATACGATAGCAATCAGTTGTGGCTCATCATTCTCAGTATGACCATGAACGATCAAGGTTTTAACCGTCGTTTCTAACGGGATGTCCAAGTGTTCAGCAACCATTTTACAGCTGGTCATGCCTTCAGTTAGAACGTCTTCACGCTCCATTTTCGGTGGTTGACGCTCAGCAGTGCTGACAGATTCTGCTAGCTCTACGTTGGCTGCATAGTCAGATGAGTCCGAAAACGCAATATCGTCTTCGCCGCTATCTGCCAATACATGGAACTCATGTGAAGCAAAGCCACCGATAGAGCCTGTATCTGCTTGTACCGCACGGAAATCTAAGCCCAAGCGGGTAAAGATGCGTGTATAAGCGTCATACATATCATGGTAAGTTTTGGCCAATGAGGCTTGATCCACATGGAAAGAGTAAGCATCTTTCATGGTGAATTCACGTGCGCGCATCACACCGAAGCGTGGACGAATCTCATCACGGAACTTACCTTGAATCTGAAAGAAGGTAATCGGTAGCTGTTTATAACTACGTAGCTCGCCTTGTGCTAGATTGGTAATGACTTCTTCATGCGTTGGACCAAGTACAAAGTCGCGATCATGACGGTCTTTGAAGCGTAATAGCTCAGGACCATAATCATCAAAACGTCCGGTCGTCTGCCAAAGTTCAGCAGGCTGAGTCATCGGCATAAGCACTTCTTGTGCGCCGACATTTTGCATCTCTTCACGAACAATGCGTTCGACCTTTTGTAAGACGCGCAGACCCATAGGCAACCAAATATACAATCCAGAAGCAATCTTGCGGATAAGACCAGCACGCACCATCAATTGGCTTGAGGCGATGTCGGCGTCACTTGGGGTTTCTTTTAGTGTGGCAAATAAAAATTGACTGGCTTTCATAAATAAAGCGTAACCTTATCAACGATAAAAAAATAAGAAATAGTAGGATGTTGAGCGTATGGCTAATCGTTTCATTGCCGCCGCAAGCTTACCTTTATCACTTAGCAATAATCTAGGGTATTTCCTAGTTACCAACCTGCTTATATACAAAGCACATCAGTAAAAACCACTCTCATAAAAGAGAGGCAAATTTGATTTGATGTATCAATATGCCAAAAATGCGATATATTCAGGTTAAAACCCTGATAAATGCTTTAAGAATGACATTTTATTCATACAATCTGACTATGTTAGGTAAAGTTCGCCTAAGACGCAATGACTTTTTGTCTTTTCAGACCGAACGTGACACAAAGGCTTCAATAAGGGGTAAATAATTGAGCTATTCGTATGATTTTATAGCGAAAGCACTGCTTATTTTAGAGACAGTTTATTGAGATGATTGTGTAGAGGTTTATGGATAAAGTTATGTAGAGGAATGGTAGCCATTACTTGAAGTTACTGCACAATAGTCGCATTTATAGAATAAGCATCTGCTCCGTTTTTACAACGCTTTTAGCCTTACCAAACGATGCAACATTATAAAGGTAGCTTCTATGGATAATCCTGATATGAATAACGCTAATGCCACTCAAAAGCCTGCGAAACGTCCTATTGCGACAATGTCGTGGGTGATATTACTCATCGGTCTAGCAGCGATTGTCTTTGCTATTTATAGCGCGCAAAACAAACCAGAAGAAGCGCCGATAGAAACTATTACTCGCGAAGGGGTGGTTACGCAAATTCAGCAGTTAAATCGCTTACATACTGTCGCATTCAGTGTCGATACAGTGATTACGAGCGAGCGACCTGGGAGCTGGATGAAACTGTGGCAAGACGAGCAAAAGGCATTGTTTATCGCTCATGGTCGCGTAGAAGCAGGCGTTGATCTGAGTGCACTGACACCTGAGATGGTACAAGTAGTGCAACCTGCTCCAGCTAATGTGGATGAAGAGCAAGTAGCTGACACCAACTCACCAGCTGCCACTATGCCGCAAATCAATATTACTTTGCCGCCTACAGAGATATTTTCAGTATATCTAGATGATATTGATATTTATGACTGGCAGACAGGGGCTTTTGGCATGATGCAAGTCGACCCTAAGATATTGGCACAAGCACAGACCATGGCAAAAAAAGAAGTGCTTGAGCGTGCCTGCCGAGGTGATGTCATGAATATGGCATTGCAAAATGCGCAAACCCAGTTGCAGCAGCTGTTTGCACTCACGGGAGCGGTAGTGACGGTTACCACTCAGGGTGCAGGTGCATGTCAATTGCCAGTCACTACCAATAGCTAGTCTGCTGGTTGTTTTCTAAAATTAAGCTTCTTTTTTAAATTCGGCGATAGCTAACTTGCGTACTGATTTATGCTCAACCATCGGCGCAGGGTAATCGATATCGGCAAACTTACCACCTTTTGCCAGTTCTTTACGCATCTTATCTTCGTTGTGCAATATGCTATTAGGAATGTCCTTTAACTCTGGTAGCCAAGTCTTAATAAACAGAGCTTTAGGATCATGCGTATTGGCTTGGCTAAAGGGGTTCATAATGCGGAAGTAGGGCGCTGAGTCAGTACCTGTCGATGCGCTCCATTGCCAGCCGCCGTTATTGGACGCAAAATCCCCATCTATCAGCTGCTGCATAAAGTAGCGCTCACCCAAGCGCCAATCAATCAACAAGTCTTTGGTCAAAAACATCGCGGTGACCATGCGCAGACGATTGTGCATAAACCCTGTCGCATTTAGGCAACGCATTGCTGCATCGACTAATGGCACGCCTGTTTTGCCAGTGCACCATGTCTCAAAATCATCATTGTCATATGACCAATTAACCTTAGTGTCAGTATCTTCTTTATAAGCCTTATGACGGATCAGGTTTGGTTTTTCTACTAGCACATGACGATAAAAGTCTCGCCACGCAAACTCACTTATCCAGCGATTGATGTCTTCATTATCACCGTCATTGCCGTGTAGCTTTTCTTGTGCTTTGCTCGCCTGTAGATAGCAGAACCTAGGGCTGATAGAGCCTATAGTGAGATAAGCCGATAGCTGACTGGTTGCGTGCAGATGGGGGACATCACGGCTCACATCGTAATCATTGATATCATCATCGACGAATGCCTTTAGACGCTGGCAAGCGGCAGACTCACCTGCAGGATAAGCGTCTCTTGCTTGATCAAGCTGAGCTGTCATATCGATATGCTGCAACGAGTCGTTCTTTTCTAATGTCTGCTGATAGTCACTGAGTATTTTCTCACTTAGTGCTTTGATATCGTCGATTGTATTGGCAAACGTTTGCGATGATGGTAGTTTGATTTTATAATCGCTAACCACTGCGGGTGCTTCATGCATTTGGATGGTGCTGACGTCCAATGTATGTCGCCATTTTTTATAAAATGGGGTGAAGACCTTATACATGCTATCGCCATCATTGGTCGTGATGCTTTGCGGTGGCAAAATGCACTGGTCATGCCAGCGGACGAACTCGATATCGTCTTTTGCAAGTTGTTTGCTTAATTGCTCATCACGATCAATCTCATTACCTTCGTACTCGTGATTGGCCATGATGCAGCTAATTTCATTATCATTGCATAAAGTCGTGAGCGCTTCTATACAGTCAGCAAAGCTTGGACAGAGCTGTACTGTTAAAGTGATGTTCAGTTTTGATTGCAAGCCCTTTGCTAGAATAGGTAGCGCACGGGCAATATGATCGACTTGTACAAGGGACACATCGTGTGCTTGCCACTGCTCAGGCGTCAAAAAGTATACGGCAGACACTGAAGCGTTGTCTTCCTTTGCACGTTCACAAAGCGCTGCTAAAGCGATATTGTCATGAATGCGTAGGTCACGACGAAACCACATCAAGTAATGCGGTGGATTTTTGCTAGTAGCATTCTCGTCAGTATTAGTATTAGTATTAGTATTAGTATTAGTATTAGTATTAGTAGCGGCTGTCTGTGCAGTCTTAGACATCAAAGTATCCCTATATTAATCAATCGCAATCATAAACAAAACTAAGGATAAAAGTATGCTAGGATAAGTTTTTGGATGCAATGGCTTTGCCGTTTGGTTAACAAAACCTCATCACATCTAACGATTTATCTTTGGCTTGAACCTATCTGATGCCGCTATAATCGGCGTCATATTCAGTACCA includes the following:
- a CDS encoding ABC transporter permease, producing MSLSKKWIAFRTIWFKEVRRILRIWPQTLLPPVITMSLYFVIFGKMIGSRVGEMGGVPYMQFIVPGLIMMSIITNSYSNVVSSFFSAKFTSSIEELLVSPVSKHAILMGYISGGIFRGLAIGVIVSIVALFFTDLGIEHLFVTIFTVLGTSILFSLGGFINAVFARSFDDISIIPSFVLTPLTYLGGVFYSMENLSPFWQNVSLLNPIVYMVNSFRYGILGYSDVNVWYSMAAIFVFCAIFYTIAYRLLSNGSRVRL
- the queF gene encoding NADPH-dependent 7-cyano-7-deazaguanine reductase QueF (Catalyzes the NADPH-dependent reduction of 7-cyano-7-deazaguanine (preQ0) to 7-aminomethyl-7-deazaguanine (preQ1) in queuosine biosynthesis), producing MSIHGILGEQTTDYPTEYSPETLYPIARSMGRDAIGWQDDKLTVGVDWWQAFEISWLNPQGISQVAIARFSIPASSPFIVESKSLKLYLNSINFTEFASWNDVQALIAKDLSACLQADVQVALFGLNDDLNGNETALLIAQPEGVCIDEALAGNTDKVALTERPDASLLSENEVGASDESVASNGTQPYTFYSNLLRSNCPVTNQPDWGTLAVSITTDKPFNNANMLRYILSFRQHNGFHEQCVEQIFADLSQYYQPSELMVRAWYTRRGGIDINPCRVSDIRLLPKPSRLIRQ
- a CDS encoding proline--tRNA ligase yields the protein MKASQFLFATLKETPSDADIASSQLMVRAGLIRKIASGLYIWLPMGLRVLQKVERIVREEMQNVGAQEVLMPMTQPAELWQTTGRFDDYGPELLRFKDRHDRDFVLGPTHEEVITNLAQGELRSYKQLPITFFQIQGKFRDEIRPRFGVMRAREFTMKDAYSFHVDQASLAKTYHDMYDAYTRIFTRLGLDFRAVQADTGSIGGFASHEFHVLADSGEDDIAFSDSSDYAANVELAESVSTAERQPPKMEREDVLTEGMTSCKMVAEHLDIPLETTVKTLIVHGHTENDEPQLIAIVLRGDHQLNTIKAEKIEEANVPLTLASDEELKAAGLHKGYIGVNLDMPVFVDRSAAALSDFVCGANEVNKHTIGMNWARDTRITRIVDVRNVQEGDPSPDGKGSLKIKRGIEVGHIFQLGDKYSQAMNCTVSGEDGKPVTLMMGCYGIGVSRIIAAAIEQNNDENGIMWPKTPTVNDSIAPFEVAIIPMKSKEETVMQTATALYEELKAQGINVLLDDRNERPGVKFADLELIGIPHRIVVSDRNLAEDKYEYVNRREAEKQMLSREEVMAKVSGK
- a CDS encoding DUF4230 domain-containing protein; its protein translation is MDNPDMNNANATQKPAKRPIATMSWVILLIGLAAIVFAIYSAQNKPEEAPIETITREGVVTQIQQLNRLHTVAFSVDTVITSERPGSWMKLWQDEQKALFIAHGRVEAGVDLSALTPEMVQVVQPAPANVDEEQVADTNSPAATMPQINITLPPTEIFSVYLDDIDIYDWQTGAFGMMQVDPKILAQAQTMAKKEVLERACRGDVMNMALQNAQTQLQQLFALTGAVVTVTTQGAGACQLPVTTNS
- a CDS encoding cryptochrome/photolyase family protein; its protein translation is MSKTAQTAATNTNTNTNTNTNTNTDENATSKNPPHYLMWFRRDLRIHDNIALAALCERAKEDNASVSAVYFLTPEQWQAHDVSLVQVDHIARALPILAKGLQSKLNITLTVQLCPSFADCIEALTTLCNDNEISCIMANHEYEGNEIDRDEQLSKQLAKDDIEFVRWHDQCILPPQSITTNDGDSMYKVFTPFYKKWRHTLDVSTIQMHEAPAVVSDYKIKLPSSQTFANTIDDIKALSEKILSDYQQTLEKNDSLQHIDMTAQLDQARDAYPAGESAACQRLKAFVDDDINDYDVSRDVPHLHATSQLSAYLTIGSISPRFCYLQASKAQEKLHGNDGDNEDINRWISEFAWRDFYRHVLVEKPNLIRHKAYKEDTDTKVNWSYDNDDFETWCTGKTGVPLVDAAMRCLNATGFMHNRLRMVTAMFLTKDLLIDWRLGERYFMQQLIDGDFASNNGGWQWSASTGTDSAPYFRIMNPFSQANTHDPKALFIKTWLPELKDIPNSILHNEDKMRKELAKGGKFADIDYPAPMVEHKSVRKLAIAEFKKEA